The DNA segment TGCCCGACGCCACCCGCATCCCGGTCATCGTCTCGGCCGCTCGGACGCCGATCGGCAAGTTCCTCGGCTCCCTCTCCAGCCTTTCCGCGCCGGAGCTCGGCGCGGTCGCGATTCGTGCCGCGCTCGAGCGCGCCGGCATCGAAGGTGGCGAGGTGCAGGAAGTGATCATGGGCAACGTCATCCAGGGCGGGGTGGGGCAGGCTCCCGCGCGACAGGCGTCGCTCAAGTCGGGAATCCCGGCCACCGTCAGCGCCGTTACCATCAACAAGGTGTGCGGATCGGGGCTCAAGGCGGTCATGCTCGCCGCGCAGGCGATCAAGGCCGGCGATGCCGACGTGATCGTCGCGGGCGGCATGGAGTCGATGTCGAACGTGCCCTACCTGCTCCCGAAGGCGCGCACCGGCTATCGCCTGGGCAACGGCGAGCTGGTGGACGGCGTCGTGTACGACGGCCTCTGGTGCGCGTTCAAGAACCATCACATGGGCAACTCGGCCGAGTTCATCGCGAAGAAATTCGGCGTCACGCGCGAGGACCAGGACCGCTTCTCGGTGGACAGCCACAAGAAGGCGGTCGCCGCCCAGAAGGAGGGCGCGTTCAAGGAC comes from the Candidatus Binatia bacterium genome and includes:
- a CDS encoding acetyl-CoA C-acetyltransferase; this translates as MPDATRIPVIVSAARTPIGKFLGSLSSLSAPELGAVAIRAALERAGIEGGEVQEVIMGNVIQGGVGQAPARQASLKSGIPATVSAVTINKVCGSGLKAVMLAAQAIKAGDADVIVAGGMESMSNVPYLLPKARTGYRLGNGELVDGVVYDGLWCAFKNHHMGNSAEFIAKKFGVTREDQDRFSVDSHKKAVAAQKEGAFKDEIVPVLIPQKKGEPKCFCQDERPRPDTSMETLGKLRPAFDKEGTVTAGNAPGLNDGASAVVVMSEAALKRTGAKAMARINGYATGGVAPEMIFYAPVIAVRKLAEKLGRKTNEWDLIEANEAFAAQAIVDAKELGWDPERLNVRGGAVALGHPIGASGARVLTTLLYAMRDKKAKTGLATLCLGGGNAVALSVEAV